The sequence GTCATTTTGCCTAATAAACATTACTGGTCAGCCATAAAACATTGCTGACAACATAGGCAGGAATTATCTCAGCTGCAGCGATGCTGCCCTGCTGTCACTGGGTttatgagcacagtgaagcagcagTTTCTAAATATGAGCTGTATCTTTAGGAAATGCAGCAAAGCCATCAGCTGAATACTCCACCAGCCAGAGCCAGACATTTGAAATGTCTGTACTGGAGACTGCATGTGGCAATGCAGATTCTGACGTGCACAAAAACGCTGTTTTGATGTGTGCTAATAAGTTACATCAGCTTTTAGGAAAgatgaagaggaaataaattgGCTCAACCCCCCCCCCAACCGGCCCCTCTCGTTCTGACAAGCGCCTTTATGGTTAGTCTCAAATTTGACAGCATTAGAAATGCAATGATTTTCAAGCACACGTTAAGAACTTATATAatcactgctttattttcatttccattacaACAGCCCCAGAGGTTGCCTTTCAGATTATTCCTCTCCATTCCCAACTGTTTTCTCCACATGTGTGAAGCTAGATTGGATGTCTCTGCTTGTGCAATTAGTGGATAAACTCAGTGGGGCAGCACcctggttttattttcatatttgaaaagcatGATGTACTTTGTGAGAACTGCAGCAGATTTCCCGAGGTTGTTCTCAACAGTCTAATAGTTCAAGCTGGGGATCTTCATGCTGGGAGTTTTCTTTAGACACACGCCACATTCAGATTCCAGTCTGTCTCTGATCACCTGTTTGATAATCTGTATTTCCCAGCTTTCATTTCCCTTTGTACAATCTTGCCAAGTAATAAGATTCAGATGAGTCTTTCCGACTAGACTGAGGCTTTATAGTTCTCACGTTTTGGAACTGCTCCTTCAATTTGTTTTGAAGAACACGGGACTCATGTCCATCCCAGAATTTACACAGTATTGTTCCTTTTggctttaaaatactttctgacAGATTCACAAGGCCTAAACACAAACCGATCAACTTCTGATGATCCAGCTCTTTAATGCCTGTTGCATTAGGTGCCATGTCGCTCAAGATAACATCCACCTTCTCCGCAGGAAGCAGATTCTGAATCGCCCTCTGTGTTCTTGGGTCTGTAATATCAACCTGCGACAAGAAGACTGCGCCTTCCAGCGGGGAAATCCGTAGGAGGTCAACTCCAATGACGAAGCCAGTGGGGGCAGCAGGATCTAGGTtgtaagaatcacagaatcacagaattgtaggggttggaagggacctctagagatcatcaagaccaaccccccctgccaaagcaggttccctacaccaggtcgcacaggtaggcgtccaggcgagacttgaatatctccagagaaggagactccacaacctccctgggcagcctgttNNNNNNNNNNNNNNNNNNNNNNNNNNNNNNNNNNNNNNNNNNNNNNNNNNNNNNNNNNNNNNNNNNNNNNNNNNNNNNNNNNNNNNNNNNNNNNNNNNNNccccccaaaaaaaaaagatacaataGCAAAGCCAAAAAGAACACTAAAATTGTAACAGATTCAgctgcttttttattcttcactCTCACGTGTTGACATTTAAGTTGGTGAAAGCCATGTTTATATTCACCATTTTGAACAAGTGTCTCAAGTAAAGCAATGCAGGAAGAGCCTAGAACACAGGCTGGGCAACAAAGAAAACCCCAtccaaatatttattcttaGCTCCTCACCTCATTTTCCAATTCAGCAGTCACTAACTGTGCTTGGACTTTCTCATAGCGTTCCAATTTTCTTTGGAGACTTTCTACTTCTTCTTTAAGCAAaccattgttttctttcatttccctgtGGTGAGAAGACAGGCAGCAAATGAAAAGTCACACAACTCAGTATGTTCTCACAAACCTCCACATATACATGGAATTACAAGGGAGTAATATGACAATGTATAGACATTATGACATTCAACTGACTCACTTCTATCATCTTcactgcaaagctgctgctaccaaaaaaaaaaattgaagttttcCCACTACAAGCACCATCCTAATTATGTTTTGTATCAGCTTTGCTGATTGGCAAAACAGCATGAAGGCTTGCAAGACTCCCAACTCTGGTCTTCAGTCTGGCTGAATGCAGGATTGGAACACAGCAAGTGGTAGACAGTGCAGTTTTTTTGTAGTCTGTGATGACTGAGCCAGTATTGAGACTGCTTGCTTTAACAGAGCTGTGCAAGGATGAGATAAactctttcaaaaaagaaaaaaccactTCTGTTGATAGTATGGTTCGTTATGTGCACAAAAGAAGAGTGAGAAAACATTCCAAGataaacaatttaaaatgatAATCAAACAGACTAGGAGTAACAATAACTATGTAGTAACAGTTATTTAATTACAGCTTTCTTTacagttctttctttcccaaacCTGTACAGAGTTCATTGCCATCTTTAAGCACTGAACATGGTTTTAATAAATAGATACTGCTATTCAAAATTATCACTACTTACTGTGTGAGGCTTTCAGAGTGTCAGGGAAGATTACCAGGTCTTGTCAAACCCTGTCTACAGTAACCATCAACTCACGTGCAGGatttatacaaaatatttcaactttcttctgaagttttccATATGAAAGTACAGTATCACATGCCACACTGTAAACCTGGTAATTCTGACAGAAGGATTTGAAAGTGGACGTAGTACAAttggaagagctgcagaagaacagaaggtAACCTTCTCAGCAACTGAACCCTTCTTTCACCTGAAGTATGCATTTTCCTCCCTAAGCTGTCGCAGCTCCCGCTCCATTTTTGGGAAACGGGCCAGTTCTGTCTTCATGTTCTTGACGATAACAGCATCATGTTCCTGCTGGGAGAACTTCTGCTCCAGGTCCTGGAAGACAAGAGATGACAAAAGGACAGCAATGATTTACTTGGAActtttaaaagctgcatttcctCTGTACTTCTAAAACTTGAATCAATGAATGACTTGAATGAACGAACTCGGAACATGCCTCAGTAGATCACATGGTCAAATCCACTGCTCAAAACAAGGACATTTGTTACATTTCTAACACATGAACTAGCTTCTTCTCTACACCCTTCTGTTTACCTCAGTTCCCAAGAAAAAAGTAATCTCTATCAATAAAACAACTTCATACTAAGTCAAAATCCAGATTTTCTTGTCCTCTAGCCCTCCATTAACTAACTGTAAAGATGGACATTTGGACAGTCCCGAGGAATTAGGaatcaaaagaaatacaagtgtCCATTTCAGCATTATGACAAACATTTACATGGAGGTAGGGGACACTTATTTAGAGCTGTAATGTGGTTCGATACCTTGTTTTCCCACCTTTCTTTTTAACAGATTTGCCTACAGATGGAAGTCTCTCCTTGCAATCACAGAATGAGCAATGAGACTATCTTTCAGCACAACTTTACAACAACTACAAGCAAAGTAAGTCCTTAGAAGGAAgcttttccacacagagggtggtgaggcactggaacaggctgcccaaggaggctgtggatgccccatccctgcaggtattcaaggccagactggatgtggctctgggcagcctgggctgctggttggcgacctgcacacagcagggggttggaactggatgatctggATCCACTggattgtggtccttttcaacccaggccattctatgatgctacAAAGTCATAATTGGCatctgctcagagcaaagcaacCCTACCTCTTCCAGGAAGATCAAAAGCAAGTGGAAAAGACACACCAACATACAAGGTAATTTGAAAGGACATAAAATATCTACGCTTACATTATACTGTGATTTTGGAACTACTTGCAAAGTTTTCAGTTTATAAAAAGAGCTAACCCCAACTCCAGAGAAAGGATTTTCTGGGAAGCAGAAACTATAGCTGCTAGGTTCATTCTCCAGCATTTgagcagggaaaagaaaaaaaaaaaacacccaggTTGCTCTAGAATATTAATATCAAGAAGAGCATTCATCCAGAATACTTCTGTTCTGACAttgaagaaatttttaaagaaaatcaaaacaaggtTTATACAGACCCCAGTGTCTTACCTTAATCTTCTGTTCATATTCTGCCAGTAGGGACTGGCTTGCTTGCAATGTCTGGATTTGCTGAGTAGCCTCTTGCCATTTCCTATTAGACACAGACACAAGAGATTCAGCACCCAGGAAACATGTACCAGAAAAAGACACGTGCACTGTATCAGTGACACAAACATTTCCAAATATCACTAACAAAGTACATGGTACTGTTATATAAGATCACCTCACACTCAATCTTCCTGTAATTGAGAGACAAAAAATACCAATTTCTTCACTAAAAAGATGCGCCTTGAGAAATATTCAAAGAAGTCAAGCCTCTTTTATTCTGAAGTCAATAAATATTTACACACAGTAAATAAGGAAAaccaaggaaagcaaagaaaaacacactCATCTGTCAAGTACCCCTCACCTATGATTTACGgcttgatatttttcttctgttcagtcTATAAAATTCAGATCAGCCTTCCCACCCACCTGCCTTCTGTTAACTCTCCATATGAACACGAGACATCACTGAGAGAGATTTTAAActtgagtatttttttcctcaaggtACAAATAAAATTCTCCTAAGAGCTACTTTCAAACAACACTTATAACCTGCACATCCAGTTCAAAGAATCTCTTTGAAGAGTGGAAATCAAACAGCGTTGAAAGGTTTTTGAGTGACAACAGCTGCATAAGACtgaagttttgtttgcttttttctcctcatagTTATTCATCTTCTGCTTACTTATGTTGAACATCCAGCTGTTCCATCAGCTCTTGCTT comes from Meleagris gallopavo isolate NT-WF06-2002-E0010 breed Aviagen turkey brand Nicholas breeding stock chromosome 16, Turkey_5.1, whole genome shotgun sequence and encodes:
- the MRM2 gene encoding rRNA methyltransferase 2, mitochondrial, with the protein product FCDSYNLDPAAPTGFVIGVDLLRISPLEGAVFLSQVDITDPRTQRAIQNLLPAEKVDVILSDMAPNATGIKELDHQKLIGLCLGLVNLSESILKPKGTILCKFWDGHESRVLQNKLKEQFQNVRTIKPQSSRKDSSESYYLARLYKGK